In the genome of Streptomyces sp. V2I9, one region contains:
- a CDS encoding polyprenyl synthetase family protein gives MSSTTGTRGESVTPANPAVDTVADTAGVTALLERGRALSVPVLRAAVDRLASPMDTVAAYHFGWIDADGRPSDGDGGKAVRPALALLSAEAAGAPAETGVPGAVAVELVHNFSLLHDDLMDGDEQRRHRDTVWKVHGPAQAILVGDALFTLAYDVLLELGTVEAGRAARRLTTASRKLIDGQAQDISYEHRERVTVEECLEMEGNKTGALLACAVSIGAVLGGADDRTADTLEAYGYHLGLAFQAVDDLLGIWGDPVSTGKQTWSDLRQRKKSLPVVAALAAGGQASERLGELLAADAKSNDFDSFSEEEFAARAALIEEAGGREWTAEEARRQHTIAIEALHAVDMPHRVRAQLTELADFVVVRKR, from the coding sequence ATGAGCAGTACCACCGGAACAAGAGGAGAGTCTGTGACCCCGGCGAATCCGGCTGTCGACACCGTGGCGGACACCGCGGGCGTCACCGCGCTTCTGGAGCGCGGACGAGCCCTGTCAGTGCCGGTCCTGCGGGCTGCCGTGGACCGGCTCGCGTCGCCCATGGACACCGTCGCCGCCTACCACTTCGGCTGGATCGACGCCGACGGGCGGCCCTCGGACGGCGACGGCGGCAAGGCCGTGCGCCCGGCGCTCGCCCTGCTGTCCGCCGAGGCTGCCGGCGCCCCCGCCGAGACCGGCGTCCCCGGCGCGGTGGCCGTCGAACTCGTGCACAACTTCTCGCTGCTGCACGACGACCTGATGGACGGTGACGAGCAGCGCCGACACCGCGACACCGTCTGGAAGGTGCACGGCCCCGCCCAGGCGATCCTGGTCGGTGACGCGCTCTTCACCCTCGCCTACGACGTGCTGCTGGAGCTCGGTACGGTCGAGGCGGGCCGCGCGGCCCGGCGGCTGACCACCGCCAGCCGCAAGCTCATCGACGGACAGGCGCAGGACATCTCCTACGAGCACCGCGAGCGGGTCACCGTCGAGGAGTGCCTGGAGATGGAGGGCAACAAGACCGGTGCCCTGCTGGCCTGCGCGGTCTCGATCGGCGCAGTCCTCGGCGGCGCCGACGACCGCACCGCCGACACCCTGGAGGCGTACGGCTACCACCTCGGTCTCGCCTTCCAGGCCGTCGACGACCTGCTCGGCATCTGGGGCGACCCGGTGTCCACCGGCAAGCAGACCTGGAGCGACCTGCGGCAGCGCAAGAAGTCCCTGCCCGTCGTCGCGGCGCTCGCCGCCGGCGGCCAGGCATCCGAGCGGCTGGGCGAACTGCTCGCCGCCGATGCCAAGAGCAACGACTTCGACAGCTTCTCCGAAGAGGAATTCGCCGCCCGCGCGGCGCTCATCGAGGAGGCGGGCGGCCGCGAGTGGACCGCCGAGGAAGCCCGTCGTCAGCACACCATCGCCATCGAGGCGCTGCACGCCGTGGACATGCCGCACCGGGTGCGCGCGCAGCTCACCGAGCTCGCCGACTTCGTGGTGGTACGCAAGAGATGA
- the shc gene encoding squalene--hopene cyclase → MTATTDGSTGAANPARATAHGPADTTTAADDVTAAARRAAERSVEHLLGRQDEQGWWKGDLATNVTMDAEDLLLRQFLGIQDAGTTRAAALFIRGEQLGDGTWNTFYGGPADLSATIEAYVALRLAGDRPDEPHMARASGWIREQGGIAAARVFTRIWLALFGWWKWDDLPELPPELMFLPRWVPLNIYDFGCWARQTIVPLTIVSAKRPVRPAPFALDELHTDPHRPNPPAKLAPPTRWDGLFQRLDKGLHLYHRVAPRPLRRIAMNVAARWIIERQENDGCWGGIQPPAVYSIIALHLLGYDLDHPVMKAGLASLDRFAVRREDGARMVEACQSPVWDTCLATIALADAGLRPDHPALVRAADWMLAEEITRPGDWSVRKPELAPGGWAFEFHNDNYPDIDDTAEVVLALRRVRHPDPARLEAAIARGVRWTLGMQSRNGAWGAFDADNTSPLPNRLPFCDFGEVIDPPSADVTGHVVEMLAVEGHARHPRTREGIAWLLAEQEACGAWFGRWGVNYVYGTGSVVPALIAAGLPAGHPAIRRAVTWLESVQNDDGGWGEDLRSYQEEKWIGHGESTASQTAWALLALLAAGRRDTPSVARGVTWLTEAQQADGSWDEPYFTGTGFPWDFSINYHLYRQVFPLTALGRFVHGDPFADRVDAAEWA, encoded by the coding sequence ATGACAGCGACGACCGACGGATCGACCGGGGCCGCGAACCCCGCCAGGGCCACGGCCCACGGTCCGGCCGACACGACCACCGCCGCGGACGACGTCACCGCCGCCGCGCGACGGGCCGCGGAACGCTCGGTGGAGCACCTCCTCGGCCGACAGGACGAGCAGGGCTGGTGGAAGGGCGACCTCGCCACCAACGTCACGATGGACGCGGAGGACCTGCTCCTGCGCCAGTTCCTCGGGATCCAGGACGCCGGAACCACCCGCGCGGCCGCCCTCTTCATCCGCGGCGAACAACTCGGCGACGGCACCTGGAACACCTTCTACGGCGGACCCGCCGACCTCTCCGCCACGATCGAGGCGTACGTCGCCCTGCGGCTGGCCGGGGACCGCCCCGACGAACCGCACATGGCCCGCGCCTCCGGCTGGATCCGGGAACAGGGCGGCATCGCCGCCGCCCGCGTCTTCACCCGCATCTGGCTCGCCCTGTTCGGCTGGTGGAAGTGGGACGACCTCCCCGAACTGCCGCCCGAGCTGATGTTCCTGCCCCGGTGGGTCCCGCTCAACATCTACGACTTCGGCTGCTGGGCCCGCCAGACCATCGTGCCGCTCACCATCGTCTCCGCGAAGCGCCCGGTGCGCCCCGCGCCCTTCGCCCTGGACGAGCTGCACACCGACCCGCACCGCCCGAACCCGCCCGCGAAGCTCGCCCCGCCGACCAGATGGGACGGGCTCTTCCAGCGCCTCGACAAGGGGCTGCACCTCTACCACAGGGTCGCCCCGCGCCCACTGCGCCGGATCGCGATGAACGTGGCCGCCCGGTGGATCATCGAGCGCCAGGAGAACGACGGCTGCTGGGGCGGGATCCAGCCGCCCGCCGTCTACTCGATCATCGCCCTGCACCTCCTCGGCTACGACCTCGACCATCCGGTGATGAAGGCGGGGCTGGCCTCTCTCGACCGGTTCGCCGTCCGGCGCGAGGACGGAGCCCGCATGGTCGAGGCATGCCAGTCGCCGGTCTGGGACACCTGTCTGGCCACCATCGCGCTGGCCGACGCCGGACTCAGACCCGACCACCCCGCCCTGGTCAGGGCCGCCGACTGGATGCTGGCCGAGGAGATCACCCGCCCCGGTGACTGGTCGGTCCGCAAGCCCGAACTCGCCCCCGGTGGATGGGCGTTCGAGTTCCACAACGACAACTACCCGGACATCGACGACACCGCCGAGGTCGTTCTGGCGCTGCGCCGGGTGCGCCATCCCGATCCCGCCCGCCTCGAAGCCGCCATCGCCCGCGGCGTCCGCTGGACCCTCGGCATGCAGTCCCGCAACGGGGCCTGGGGCGCGTTCGACGCCGACAACACCAGCCCCCTCCCCAACCGCCTCCCGTTCTGCGACTTCGGGGAGGTCATCGACCCGCCGTCCGCCGACGTCACCGGCCATGTCGTGGAGATGCTCGCCGTCGAGGGGCACGCGCGCCACCCCCGTACCCGCGAGGGCATCGCGTGGCTGCTCGCCGAACAGGAGGCGTGCGGCGCCTGGTTCGGCCGCTGGGGAGTCAACTACGTCTACGGCACCGGGTCCGTGGTGCCCGCCCTGATCGCCGCGGGGCTGCCCGCCGGGCATCCCGCGATCCGCCGGGCCGTCACCTGGCTGGAGTCCGTCCAGAACGATGACGGAGGCTGGGGCGAGGACCTGCGCTCCTACCAGGAGGAGAAGTGGATCGGGCACGGCGAGTCCACCGCCTCCCAGACCGCCTGGGCGCTGCTCGCCCTCCTCGCCGCAGGCCGCCGGGACACCCCCTCCGTCGCCCGCGGCGTCACCTGGCTGACCGAGGCCCAGCAGGCCGACGGCTCCTGGGACGAGCCGTACTTCACCGGCACCGGCTTCCCCTGGGACTTCTCCATCAACTACCACCTCTACCGCCAGGTCTTCCCCCTCACCGCACTCGGGCGCTTCGTGCACGGCGACCCGTTCGCCGACCGCGTGGACGCCGCCGAGTGGGCCTGA
- a CDS encoding 1-hydroxy-2-methyl-2-butenyl 4-diphosphate reductase — translation MGDPRGAGGTVTPLLVACALGIEQVALRSGRGAPGPVRVVRTGMGPRAAEAAVARALGPAGMPDAAVIASGFCAGLAPGMHPGDLVVAGETRDADGTTPCTGTGVLVAALSRAFPGRRVHTGPLTGSDHVVRGPERAALRAGGAIAVDMESAATLRTALCHGPRPVAAVRVVVDAPEHELVRIGTVRGGISAFIVLRAVLPAFYEWHRSLLLPRR, via the coding sequence ATGGGCGATCCGCGAGGGGCCGGGGGCACCGTGACGCCTCTGCTGGTCGCGTGCGCCCTCGGCATCGAACAGGTGGCCCTGCGCAGCGGCAGGGGCGCTCCGGGCCCGGTCCGGGTGGTACGCACCGGCATGGGACCGCGGGCGGCGGAGGCGGCCGTGGCACGGGCCCTGGGTCCCGCGGGGATGCCCGATGCCGCGGTGATCGCCTCCGGCTTCTGCGCGGGCCTCGCGCCGGGCATGCACCCCGGTGACCTCGTCGTCGCCGGGGAGACGCGGGACGCCGACGGCACCACTCCGTGCACGGGCACCGGCGTCCTGGTGGCCGCCCTCTCCCGAGCCTTCCCCGGCCGCAGGGTCCACACCGGCCCGCTCACCGGTTCCGACCACGTCGTACGGGGGCCCGAGCGGGCCGCGCTGCGGGCGGGCGGGGCGATCGCGGTCGACATGGAGTCCGCCGCGACCCTGCGGACCGCCCTGTGCCACGGGCCGCGTCCGGTTGCGGCCGTCCGGGTGGTCGTGGACGCTCCGGAGCATGAGCTCGTCCGCATCGGCACCGTACGCGGTGGAATATCGGCGTTCATCGTTCTTCGTGCCGTCCTTCCGGCTTTCTACGAATGGCACCGATCCTTACTGCTCCCCAGGAGGTGA
- the hpnH gene encoding adenosyl-hopene transferase HpnH, producing MAMPLRQSIKVATYLFEQKLRKREKFPLIVELEPLFACNLACEGCGKIQHPAGVLKQRMPVAQAVGAVLESGAPMVSIAGGEPLMHPQIDEIVRQLVARKKYVFLCTNAMLMRKKLDKFTPSPYFAFAVHIDGLRERHDESVAKEGVFDEAVAAMQEAKRRGFRVTTNSTFFNTDTPQTIIEVLNYLNDDLHVDEMMISPAYAYEKAPDQEHFLGVEQTRELFKKAFAGGNRARWRLNHSPLFLDFLEGKADFPCTAWAIPNYSLFGWQRPCYLMSDGYVPTYRQLIEETDWDKYGRGKDPRCANCMAHCGYEPTAVLATMGSLKESLRAARETISSNR from the coding sequence ATGGCCATGCCGCTCCGTCAGTCCATCAAGGTCGCGACGTATCTCTTCGAACAGAAGCTCCGCAAGCGTGAGAAGTTCCCGCTGATCGTCGAGCTGGAGCCGTTGTTCGCCTGCAACCTCGCCTGCGAGGGGTGCGGGAAGATCCAGCACCCCGCCGGTGTCCTGAAGCAGCGCATGCCGGTCGCCCAGGCGGTGGGCGCGGTGCTCGAATCAGGCGCCCCCATGGTCTCCATCGCCGGCGGCGAGCCGCTGATGCACCCGCAGATCGACGAGATCGTGCGCCAGCTCGTCGCGAGGAAGAAATACGTCTTCCTCTGCACCAACGCGATGCTGATGCGCAAGAAGCTCGACAAGTTCACCCCGTCCCCGTACTTCGCCTTCGCGGTGCACATCGACGGACTGCGGGAGCGGCACGACGAGTCGGTCGCCAAGGAAGGCGTCTTCGACGAGGCCGTCGCCGCGATGCAGGAGGCCAAGCGGCGCGGTTTCCGCGTCACCACCAACTCCACCTTCTTCAACACCGACACCCCGCAGACCATCATCGAGGTGCTCAACTACCTCAACGACGACCTGCACGTCGACGAGATGATGATCTCGCCCGCCTACGCCTACGAGAAGGCCCCCGACCAGGAGCACTTCCTCGGCGTCGAGCAGACCCGCGAGCTGTTCAAGAAGGCGTTCGCGGGAGGCAACCGGGCCCGCTGGCGGCTCAACCACTCGCCGCTCTTCCTGGACTTCCTGGAGGGCAAGGCGGACTTCCCGTGCACCGCCTGGGCGATCCCGAACTACTCCCTCTTCGGCTGGCAGCGCCCCTGCTACCTGATGAGCGACGGCTACGTACCGACGTACCGTCAGCTCATCGAGGAGACCGACTGGGACAAGTACGGCCGGGGCAAGGACCCGCGCTGCGCCAACTGCATGGCGCACTGCGGCTACGAGCCCACGGCGGTGCTGGCCACCATGGGGTCCCTCAAGGAGTCACTGCGTGCGGCGCGGGAGACCATCAGCAGCAACCGGTGA
- a CDS encoding aspartate aminotransferase family protein: protein MTDGGNQGFDLAGLLAERGAERYDLHARHLNHQLPRMLHTLGFDKVYERAEGAYFWDAEGDDYLDMLAGFGVMGLGRHHPVVRRALHDVLDAQLADLTRFDCQPLPGLLAEKLLAHSPHLDRVFFGNSGTEAVETALKFARYATGKPRVLYCDHAFHGLTTGSLSVNGERGFRDGFAPLLPDTAVPLGDLEALRRELKRGDVAALVVEPIQGKGVHAAPPGYLRDAQELLHRHKALLIADEVQTGLGRTGDFYAYQHEEGVEPDLVCVAKALSGGYVPVGATLGKDWIFRKVYSSMDRVLVHSASFGSNAQAMAAGLAVLAVMEDEEIVARARRTGDLLRDRLAALVDRYELLHEVRGRGLMIGIEFGRPASLKLRSRWTMLQAARKGLFAQMVVVPLLRKHRILTQVSGDHLEVIKLIPPLIIGDAEVDRFVAAFTSVMDDAHSGGGLMWDFGRTLVKQAVANR, encoded by the coding sequence ATGACGGACGGCGGAAACCAGGGCTTCGACCTGGCGGGGCTCCTCGCCGAACGCGGAGCCGAGCGGTACGACCTGCACGCGCGCCACCTCAACCACCAACTGCCGCGCATGTTGCACACCCTCGGCTTCGACAAGGTCTACGAGCGGGCCGAGGGCGCGTACTTCTGGGACGCGGAGGGCGACGACTACCTCGACATGCTCGCCGGGTTCGGCGTCATGGGCCTCGGCCGCCACCACCCCGTCGTGCGCCGGGCCCTGCACGACGTGCTGGACGCCCAGCTCGCCGACCTCACCCGCTTCGACTGCCAGCCCCTGCCCGGACTGCTCGCCGAGAAGCTGCTGGCCCACAGCCCGCATCTGGACCGGGTCTTCTTCGGCAACAGCGGCACGGAGGCTGTCGAGACGGCGCTGAAGTTCGCGCGGTACGCCACCGGGAAGCCGCGGGTCCTCTACTGCGACCACGCCTTCCACGGGCTGACCACCGGGTCCCTGTCCGTCAACGGGGAGCGCGGCTTCCGCGACGGCTTCGCCCCGCTGCTGCCCGACACGGCCGTCCCGCTCGGTGACCTCGAAGCGCTGCGCCGTGAGCTGAAGCGGGGCGACGTGGCGGCGCTGGTCGTCGAGCCCATCCAGGGCAAGGGCGTGCACGCGGCGCCGCCCGGCTATCTCCGCGATGCGCAGGAGCTGCTGCACCGGCACAAGGCGCTTTTGATCGCCGACGAGGTCCAGACGGGCCTGGGCCGGACCGGGGACTTCTACGCCTACCAGCACGAGGAGGGGGTGGAGCCCGATCTGGTGTGCGTGGCGAAGGCGCTCTCCGGCGGCTACGTGCCGGTCGGCGCCACCCTCGGCAAGGACTGGATCTTCCGCAAGGTCTACTCCTCGATGGACCGGGTCCTCGTCCACTCCGCGAGCTTCGGTTCCAACGCCCAGGCGATGGCGGCCGGGCTCGCCGTCCTCGCGGTCATGGAGGACGAGGAGATCGTCGCCAGGGCCCGGCGCACCGGCGACCTGCTGCGCGACCGGCTCGCCGCCCTGGTCGACCGCTACGAGCTGCTGCACGAGGTCCGCGGGCGCGGGCTGATGATCGGCATCGAGTTCGGCCGGCCCGCCTCGCTGAAGCTCCGCAGCCGCTGGACCATGCTCCAGGCGGCCCGCAAGGGACTCTTCGCCCAGATGGTCGTGGTGCCACTGCTCCGGAAGCACCGCATCCTCACCCAGGTCTCCGGCGACCACCTGGAAGTGATCAAGCTGATCCCGCCGCTGATCATCGGGGACGCGGAGGTGGACCGCTTCGTGGCGGCGTTCACCTCCGTCATGGACGACGCGCACAGCGGCGGCGGGCTGATGTGGGATTTCGGCCGGACACTGGTCAAGCAGGCGGTGGCGAACCGCTGA
- a CDS encoding helix-turn-helix domain-containing protein, which produces MNPPDEGAPDELPGVAPRLRDLRRARGLTLETAAGRAGLSPAHLSRLETGRRQPSLPMLLGLARIYGTTVSELLGEQSPARDAIVRGGAFEGTEADGWMYRQAGGSGRAMQALRVRVPYGAQGDLVRVHPGEEWLYVLEGRLRVGLGDTVHDLEPGDSAHFDSLTPHRIAAAGRCGAELLFVHSLLQSPVAELCLGSGLHAR; this is translated from the coding sequence ATGAACCCTCCGGACGAAGGGGCGCCGGACGAGCTCCCCGGCGTCGCACCCCGCCTGCGCGACCTGCGCCGCGCCCGCGGTCTCACGCTGGAGACCGCCGCCGGCCGGGCCGGACTCTCCCCGGCCCACCTCTCCCGGCTGGAGACCGGCCGCCGCCAGCCCTCGCTGCCCATGCTGCTGGGACTCGCCCGCATCTACGGTACGACGGTCTCCGAGCTGCTCGGCGAGCAGTCTCCCGCACGTGACGCGATCGTGCGCGGCGGCGCCTTCGAGGGGACGGAGGCCGACGGCTGGATGTACCGGCAGGCAGGCGGCTCCGGCCGCGCGATGCAGGCGCTGCGGGTGCGCGTGCCGTACGGGGCCCAGGGCGACCTGGTCCGGGTGCATCCGGGCGAGGAATGGCTGTACGTGCTGGAGGGCCGGCTGCGGGTCGGGCTCGGCGACACCGTCCACGACCTCGAACCCGGCGACAGCGCCCACTTCGACTCGCTCACCCCGCACCGGATCGCGGCCGCCGGCCGCTGCGGCGCGGAGCTGCTCTTCGTCCACTCCCTGCTGCAGAGTCCCGTCGCCGAGCTCTGCCTCGGCAGCGGCCTCCACGCCCGCTGA
- a CDS encoding DUF6126 family protein, whose translation MSDSEHYDPLGPGRRVGEDPQEKRMPRGLVIRLFAYLVAGHVVAGFLCLLFVVAGSK comes from the coding sequence ATGTCCGATTCCGAGCACTACGACCCGCTGGGCCCCGGACGCCGGGTGGGCGAGGACCCGCAGGAGAAGCGGATGCCCCGCGGCCTCGTCATCCGCCTCTTCGCCTACCTGGTGGCGGGCCACGTCGTCGCGGGCTTCCTCTGTCTGCTCTTCGTGGTGGCCGGGAGCAAGTGA
- a CDS encoding tyrosine-protein phosphatase, with protein sequence MTQQVPQVPPTETVLTGVRNFRDVGGLPTTDGRRTAFGRLYRSGHLAHATAEDAAFLGGLGLHTIFDFRHSADHRLDGYDIDLAGVRNISIPLSDPADGAEFWRLVGDGNIEQLRSVLAGGKGVDRMIRMYRATIEERTAEHSRVLHALAEDSVPALMHCAAGKDRAGLSIAVALLAVDVEREAIEEDYLKSDDLHRRYAVKRSDASGAGMSPEVLELLDPLFGARPAYLAAAFAAIEENWGTADRYLAEGLGISPATRDRLRERLLDQG encoded by the coding sequence GTGACGCAACAGGTGCCGCAGGTCCCGCCGACAGAGACCGTGCTGACCGGAGTCCGCAATTTCCGCGACGTGGGCGGGCTCCCCACCACGGACGGTCGGCGCACCGCCTTCGGGCGCCTCTACCGCAGTGGCCACCTGGCGCACGCCACGGCCGAGGACGCGGCCTTCCTCGGCGGGCTGGGACTGCACACGATCTTCGACTTCCGCCACTCCGCCGACCACCGGCTCGACGGGTACGACATCGATCTGGCCGGTGTCCGCAACATCAGCATTCCGCTCTCGGACCCGGCCGACGGCGCGGAGTTCTGGCGGCTGGTGGGCGATGGGAACATCGAGCAGCTGCGCTCGGTCCTCGCGGGCGGCAAGGGTGTGGACCGCATGATCCGGATGTACCGCGCGACGATCGAGGAACGCACCGCCGAGCACAGCCGGGTCCTGCACGCCCTGGCGGAGGACAGCGTGCCGGCGCTGATGCACTGTGCGGCGGGCAAGGACCGGGCCGGCCTCTCGATCGCGGTCGCCCTGCTGGCCGTCGACGTCGAGAGGGAGGCGATCGAGGAGGACTACCTCAAGTCCGACGACCTCCACCGCCGCTACGCCGTGAAACGCTCCGACGCCTCCGGGGCCGGGATGTCGCCCGAGGTACTGGAGCTGCTGGATCCGCTCTTCGGGGCGCGGCCCGCCTATCTCGCGGCGGCCTTCGCGGCCATCGAGGAGAACTGGGGCACGGCGGACCGCTATCTGGCCGAGGGGCTGGGGATCTCCCCGGCGACCCGCGACCGGCTCCGCGAGCGTCTGCTCGACCAGGGCTGA
- a CDS encoding LysM peptidoglycan-binding domain-containing M23 family metallopeptidase: MPAKGKHRRPKSGPISRGVLAAGTGGAALALPLIGATTAGAADQAAPAAKPAAASVAAAHGATAAAPAKAAPKTYSVVSGDYLSKIAAEHKIKGGWEKLYQDNRSTVGGNPSLIHPGMKLTLGAKGSAPAAKSATPEAAPKKAAPAPKAETRQAPKADTVSADDSEGSGDPARTGSSEAAGSGWSAPLASPNVTTQYRASGASWSSGYHTGSDFQAASGTPVLAIGPGTVVSAGNSGSYGNEVVIKHEDGMYSQYAHQSALNVSVGQTVTGGQQIGLSGSTGNSTGPHLHFEVRTGPSYGSDVDPIAYLRQHGVSV, from the coding sequence ATGCCCGCAAAGGGTAAGCACCGTCGTCCGAAGTCCGGCCCGATCTCCCGCGGCGTCCTCGCCGCCGGGACCGGCGGAGCCGCACTCGCGCTCCCGCTCATCGGTGCCACCACCGCCGGCGCGGCCGACCAGGCCGCCCCGGCCGCGAAGCCCGCCGCCGCGTCGGTCGCCGCCGCGCACGGCGCCACGGCCGCCGCCCCCGCCAAGGCCGCCCCGAAGACGTACTCCGTCGTCTCCGGCGACTACCTGTCGAAGATCGCCGCCGAGCACAAGATCAAGGGCGGTTGGGAGAAGCTCTACCAGGACAACCGCTCCACCGTCGGCGGCAACCCCAGCCTGATCCACCCGGGCATGAAGCTGACCCTCGGCGCCAAGGGCTCCGCCCCGGCCGCGAAGTCCGCCACCCCCGAGGCCGCGCCGAAGAAGGCCGCACCCGCCCCGAAGGCCGAGACCCGGCAGGCCCCGAAGGCCGACACGGTCTCCGCCGACGACTCCGAGGGCTCCGGCGACCCGGCGCGGACCGGTTCCTCCGAGGCCGCCGGCTCCGGCTGGTCCGCCCCGCTCGCCAGCCCCAACGTCACCACCCAGTACCGCGCTTCGGGCGCCAGCTGGTCCAGCGGCTACCACACCGGCTCGGACTTCCAGGCCGCCTCCGGCACCCCCGTCCTGGCCATCGGACCGGGCACCGTGGTCTCGGCCGGCAACAGCGGTTCGTACGGCAACGAGGTCGTCATCAAGCACGAGGACGGCATGTACTCCCAGTACGCCCACCAGTCCGCCCTCAACGTCTCCGTCGGCCAGACCGTCACCGGCGGCCAGCAGATCGGCCTCTCCGGCTCCACCGGCAACTCCACCGGACCGCACCTGCACTTCGAGGTCCGCACCGGCCCGAGCTACGGCTCGGACGTCGACCCGATCGCGTACCTGCGTCAGCACGGCGTCTCCGTCTGA
- a CDS encoding SGNH/GDSL hydrolase family protein, which produces MADDSRNNQQHIIGSYAAIGDSFTEGVGDPGPDGAFVGWADRFAVLLADRLPAPDVAAGPDDSPHGNFRYANLAVRGRLLDQIVAEQVPRAKQLAPDLVSFCAGGNDIIRPGTDPDDLAERYERAVADLSNAVGTVMVTTGFDTRGVPVLRHMRGKIATYNVHLRAIADRYRCPVLDLWSLRSVQDRRAWDADRLHLSPEGHTRVALRAAQVLGHDVPADPDQPWPPQAQRSPFDARRDNVQWAREYLVPWIGRRLRGESSGDHVEAKRPDLLPL; this is translated from the coding sequence GTGGCAGACGATTCGAGAAACAACCAGCAGCACATCATCGGGTCGTACGCGGCGATAGGCGACAGTTTCACCGAGGGCGTCGGCGATCCCGGCCCGGACGGGGCCTTCGTCGGCTGGGCGGACCGCTTCGCGGTGCTCCTCGCGGACCGGCTCCCCGCCCCCGACGTGGCGGCCGGCCCCGACGACTCCCCGCACGGCAACTTCCGCTACGCCAATCTCGCCGTACGCGGACGCCTCCTCGACCAGATCGTGGCGGAGCAGGTCCCCCGTGCCAAGCAACTGGCCCCCGACCTGGTCAGCTTCTGCGCGGGCGGTAACGACATCATCCGGCCCGGAACCGACCCCGACGACCTCGCCGAGCGCTACGAGCGGGCGGTCGCCGACCTGAGCAACGCCGTCGGGACGGTCATGGTGACCACCGGCTTCGACACCCGCGGCGTTCCGGTCCTGCGCCACATGCGTGGCAAGATCGCCACGTACAACGTCCATCTGCGGGCCATCGCCGACCGCTACCGGTGCCCCGTCCTGGACCTGTGGTCGCTGCGCTCCGTCCAGGACCGGCGGGCGTGGGACGCCGACCGGCTGCACCTCTCACCCGAGGGCCACACCCGCGTCGCCCTGCGCGCCGCCCAGGTCCTCGGCCACGACGTGCCCGCCGACCCCGACCAGCCCTGGCCGCCGCAGGCCCAGCGCAGCCCCTTCGACGCGCGGCGCGACAACGTCCAGTGGGCCCGCGAGTACCTGGTCCCCTGGATCGGCCGACGGCTGCGCGGCGAGTCCTCCGGCGACCACGTCGAGGCGAAGCGCCCGGACCTGCTGCCGCTCTGA
- a CDS encoding STM4011 family radical SAM protein encodes MDLTILYRGPLASCDYDCPYCPFAKRRDSRAELTSDRAALERFTGWAAERTDDRLSVLFTPWGEGLVRSWYRRALTELSRLPHIGRVAIQTNLSGRTAWLAEADPERVALWCTYHPGQTPYERFLGKCRELSALGIRYSVGVVGFEAHREEARRLRAALPEEVYLWVNAAEGHTYSDEEAARWTELDPLFPYSRDPHRSAGLPCRTGESVISVDGDGTVRRCHFVKAELGNLYDGSYRRALGPRACPLAVCDCHIGYVHLESLPLYDVFAGGVLERIPAGFGAGTPRDGLVVPNPSRALPLLEP; translated from the coding sequence GTGGACCTGACGATCCTCTACCGGGGCCCACTGGCGTCGTGCGACTACGACTGTCCGTACTGCCCCTTCGCCAAGCGGCGGGACAGCCGTGCGGAGCTGACGTCGGACCGGGCGGCCCTGGAGCGGTTCACCGGCTGGGCGGCGGAGCGGACCGACGACCGGCTGTCCGTGCTGTTCACCCCGTGGGGCGAGGGGCTGGTGCGCTCCTGGTACCGGCGGGCGCTGACCGAGCTGTCGCGGCTGCCGCACATCGGTCGGGTGGCGATCCAGACGAATCTGAGCGGCCGTACCGCGTGGCTGGCCGAGGCCGATCCGGAGCGGGTCGCGCTCTGGTGCACGTACCATCCGGGGCAGACGCCGTACGAGCGGTTCCTGGGCAAGTGCCGTGAGCTGTCCGCGCTGGGCATCCGCTACAGCGTGGGGGTGGTGGGGTTCGAGGCCCATCGGGAGGAGGCGCGGCGGCTGCGGGCGGCGCTTCCCGAGGAGGTCTACCTGTGGGTGAACGCCGCGGAGGGGCACACGTACTCCGACGAGGAGGCGGCACGGTGGACGGAGCTGGATCCGCTGTTCCCCTACAGCCGCGATCCGCACCGTTCGGCGGGGCTGCCCTGCCGGACGGGCGAGTCGGTGATCTCGGTGGACGGCGACGGCACGGTGCGGCGGTGCCATTTCGTCAAGGCGGAGCTGGGCAATCTCTACGACGGGAGCTACCGCCGGGCGCTCGGCCCGCGAGCCTGTCCGCTCGCCGTGTGCGACTGCCACATCGGCTATGTGCATCTGGAGTCGCTGCCGCTGTACGACGTGTTCGCCGGCGGCGTCCTGGAGCGGATACCGGCCGGGTTCGGCGCGGGCACGCCGCGGGACGGGCTGGTCGTGCCGAACCCGTCCCGTGCGCTTCCCCTGCTGGAGCCCTGA